One Siniperca chuatsi isolate FFG_IHB_CAS linkage group LG3, ASM2008510v1, whole genome shotgun sequence genomic region harbors:
- the LOC122873716 gene encoding trace amine-associated receptor 13c-like — protein sequence MMDGLEGSQLCYPQLLNSSCMGLLRPRSEAVLLYTLLSSVTMLTVALNLLVIVSISHFRQLHTPTNLLLLSLAISDLLVGLLVMPVETVRFVETCWLLGDLMCALSYIIGFTLTSASVGNMVLISIDRYVAICYPLQYPNKITRSRVEVSVCLCWACSLLYNGLILKEHLRQPERHSSCHGECLVVINYVSGTVDLVFTFIGPCSVILVLYMRVFIVAVSQARAMQSHITAIAVGRVTVTAKKSEKKAARTLGIVILVFLMSFCPYYYPSLAGQDISNSASSWAIVSWLLYFNSCLNPIIYAFFYPWFRKAIKFIITLRILEQDSSQANIL from the coding sequence ATGATGGACGGCCTGGAGGGATCCCAGCTCTGCTACCCTCAGCTCCTGAACTCGTCCTGCATGGGTTTACTGCGTCCTCGCTCTGAGGCCGTCCTCCTCTACACGCTGCTCTCCTCCGTCACCATGCTCACTGTAGCTCTCAACCTGCTGGTTATCGTCTCCATCTCCCACTTCAGACAGCTTCACACCCCCACCAACCTGCTCCTGCTCTCCCTGGCGATCTCAGACCTCCTCGTTGGGCTGCTGGTGATGCCGGTGGAAACGGTGCGGTTCGTAGAAACCTGCTGGCTGCTGGGCGATCTCATGTGTGCTCTGTCTTACATTATCGGCTTCACTCTCACCTCAGCCTCTGTGGGGAACATGGTGCTCATATCGATCGATCGCTATGTAGCTATTTGTTATCCTCTGCAGTACCCCAATAAAATCACTCGCAGCAGGGTGGAGGTGTCTGTGTGCCTGTGCTGGGCCTGCTCACTTCTCTACAATGGGCTGATTTTAAAGGAGCATCTTAGGCAGCCAGAGAGGCACAGCTCCTGCCATGGGGAGTGTTTGGTGGTGATTAACTACGTCTCTGGGACCGTCGACCTTGTGTTCACGTTTATCGGCCCCTGCTCGGTCATCCTTGTTCTGTACATGAGAGTGTTTATTGTGGCAGTGTCTCAGGCTCGTGCCATGCAGTCTCATATTACAGCTATTGCAGTCGGTAGAGTTACAGTCACTGCAaagaaatcagagaaaaaagCAGCCAGGACTCTGGGTATTGTCATACTGGTGTTTTTGATGAGTTTCTGTCCGTATTACTACCCCTCCCTCGCAGGACAGGACATCTCAAACAGTGCTTCATCTTGGGCCATTGTGTCCTGGCTGTTGTATTTTAATTCTTGTTTGAACCCAATCATATATGCTTTTTTCTATCCGTGGTTTAGAAAAGCTATCAAGTTCATCATCACCCTGAGGATACTAGAGCAAGACTCCTCGCAGGCAAATATACTTTAA